One genomic segment of Isachenkonia alkalipeptolytica includes these proteins:
- the mfd gene encoding transcription-repair coupling factor yields MDKKNPKDQSNKKDQDNKIKEKNKLEKNSPEDSAKIKEELLLAPLLKSGKFQELTEHIEQGRTPVLLQGLTDGQKAHMAYGLGEAQKPKQTMIITYTEKEAENIYEDLKFYRGERAALFENREIMFYEMEASDKKRENRRIEVLEKLLRREVDTLVLSVESLLLKLPPKSRFESLILPFEVGGTVDLETVLQTFIQQGYERTERVEYPGEFSLRGGIIDIYPLSEEDPYRIELFDDEVDSIRSFDRGTQKSVDKVEKITIYPADTLLVERENLSAVGERLKKDLQRMKKPLGEDAFENLEEKTLHLVDRLENQQDVSGLREYLPYIYDHPCCLLDYLDQDALVILDEPNRLRDRSTGRTTEFAESFQNLLEKGEVLPKQGELLFQYPEILERLQSFSLVNYSLLPKVHRDFNPKSIVNFITRQAPSFAGQMERLVKEIIRLRQKGYKTLLLPGSKDRALRLLDLLRERGVFGEFAVSPRGDIQTGEVIILEGSVSRGFEYLDHKYMILTDLEIYGVHKQKKKTKKRRDSDTETLKSYVDLNVGDYVVHENHGVGKYLGIEELDVAGVKKDYLKIKYIGTDHLYVPTDQMHLIQKYVGDDDKPPKLSKLGGAEWTKQKKKVQRAVEDIAEDLIELYAKREEAKGYSFSKDSQWQQQFEDLFPYEETPDQLKSIEEVKRDMERERPMDRLLCGDVGYGKTEVAIRAAFKTVLDGKQVAFLVPTTILAQQHFNNFKERFETFPVKVEMLSRFKSAKEQKKILEDLRAGTVDLVVGTHRILSKDLRFKDLGLLVVDEEQRFGVKHKEKLKSLKENVDVLTLTATPIPRTLHMSMIGIRDISVIEDPPEERSPVETYVTPENESLTADAVSRELEREGQVYVVYNRVDTIHSEARKVQELIPEARVEVAHGQMAEGKLEKLMMAYYHGEIDVLVCTTIIETGLDIQNVNTIIIKNADRLGLSQLYQLRGRVGRTNKQGYAYLMYERNKILSEVADKRLKAVKEFTEFGSGFKIAMRDLEIRGAGNILGAQQHGHIAAVGYDLYVKMLSEALTKQKGEAPVIEKPETLIEIPVDAYIPKDYIQNEGHKIEIYKKIVFIENLDHLYSIEEEVEDRFGDLPMVVRHLMLIAYLKALGKELNLESITGGEKGIKLKFRRDTKLNPETIGELLHRYKWILTFHGQKDFYFLYKPKEKSAYDLLKDLQEILETLQSRA; encoded by the coding sequence ATGGATAAAAAGAATCCGAAGGATCAGAGCAATAAAAAGGATCAAGACAATAAAATAAAAGAGAAGAATAAATTGGAGAAGAATAGCCCCGAAGATTCGGCAAAAATCAAAGAGGAGCTGCTTTTAGCCCCGCTGCTGAAATCCGGGAAGTTTCAAGAGCTTACGGAGCATATCGAACAGGGGCGAACCCCGGTGCTTCTCCAGGGACTTACCGACGGACAGAAGGCCCATATGGCCTATGGCCTCGGGGAGGCCCAAAAACCGAAGCAGACCATGATCATCACCTACACGGAAAAAGAAGCGGAAAATATCTACGAGGATTTAAAGTTTTACCGGGGAGAACGCGCCGCCCTGTTTGAGAACCGGGAGATCATGTTCTACGAAATGGAGGCCTCGGATAAAAAGCGGGAAAACCGGCGAATTGAGGTATTGGAAAAACTGCTTCGAAGAGAAGTGGATACTTTGGTGCTCTCGGTGGAATCCCTGTTGTTGAAACTCCCGCCGAAATCCCGGTTTGAAAGCTTAATCCTTCCCTTTGAAGTGGGAGGGACCGTGGACTTAGAAACCGTGCTTCAGACCTTCATTCAGCAGGGCTATGAGCGTACGGAGCGGGTGGAATACCCCGGAGAGTTCAGCCTGCGAGGAGGGATCATCGATATCTATCCCCTGTCCGAGGAGGATCCCTACCGAATTGAGCTCTTTGACGACGAAGTGGACTCCATCCGGTCCTTCGACCGGGGGACCCAAAAGTCCGTGGACAAGGTGGAAAAGATCACCATTTACCCGGCGGATACCCTGCTAGTGGAGCGGGAGAACCTGTCGGCGGTGGGGGAGAGATTGAAAAAGGATCTTCAGAGGATGAAAAAACCCTTAGGAGAAGACGCCTTTGAAAACCTGGAAGAAAAAACCCTGCATCTGGTGGATCGACTGGAAAATCAACAGGACGTCTCCGGACTTCGGGAGTACCTTCCCTACATCTACGACCATCCCTGCTGCCTGCTGGATTATCTCGACCAGGACGCCCTGGTGATCTTAGATGAGCCCAACCGTCTTCGGGACCGGAGCACCGGCCGGACTACGGAATTCGCGGAAAGTTTTCAAAATCTTCTCGAAAAAGGCGAAGTTCTTCCGAAGCAGGGGGAGCTGTTATTTCAGTACCCGGAAATCTTAGAGCGCCTGCAAAGCTTCTCTTTGGTAAACTACAGCTTGCTGCCCAAGGTCCACCGGGATTTTAACCCGAAAAGCATTGTGAACTTCATCACCCGCCAAGCCCCCTCCTTCGCCGGCCAAATGGAGCGCCTGGTAAAAGAGATCATCCGTCTTAGGCAAAAAGGGTATAAAACCCTGCTGCTACCGGGAAGCAAGGACCGGGCCCTAAGGCTCCTGGATCTCCTCCGGGAGCGGGGGGTCTTCGGGGAATTTGCCGTATCCCCCCGGGGAGACATCCAAACCGGGGAAGTGATCATCCTGGAAGGCAGTGTCAGCCGGGGATTTGAATACCTGGATCACAAATACATGATTCTTACGGACCTGGAGATCTACGGGGTCCATAAACAGAAGAAGAAGACGAAAAAGCGCCGGGACAGCGACACGGAAACCCTAAAAAGCTATGTGGACCTGAACGTGGGGGACTACGTGGTCCATGAAAACCACGGGGTAGGAAAATACCTGGGCATTGAGGAGCTGGACGTGGCCGGGGTGAAAAAGGATTATTTGAAAATCAAATACATCGGCACCGATCATTTATACGTTCCCACGGATCAGATGCACCTGATTCAAAAGTACGTCGGGGACGATGATAAGCCGCCGAAGCTCAGCAAACTCGGCGGGGCCGAATGGACGAAGCAGAAAAAGAAAGTACAGCGGGCCGTAGAGGATATTGCCGAGGACTTAATTGAGCTCTACGCCAAACGGGAGGAGGCCAAGGGTTACAGTTTCTCCAAGGACTCCCAGTGGCAGCAGCAGTTCGAGGACCTTTTTCCCTATGAGGAGACCCCGGACCAGTTAAAGTCCATCGAAGAGGTAAAACGGGACATGGAACGGGAACGGCCCATGGACCGCCTGCTCTGCGGCGATGTGGGCTACGGGAAAACCGAAGTGGCGATCCGGGCCGCCTTTAAAACGGTGCTGGACGGAAAACAGGTGGCCTTTCTGGTGCCCACCACGATCCTGGCCCAACAGCATTTTAATAACTTCAAGGAACGTTTCGAAACCTTCCCCGTGAAAGTGGAGATGCTCAGCCGATTCAAAAGTGCCAAGGAGCAAAAGAAAATCCTGGAGGATCTTCGGGCGGGGACCGTGGACCTGGTGGTGGGCACTCACCGGATTTTATCCAAGGATTTACGATTTAAGGATTTGGGCCTCCTCGTAGTGGACGAGGAGCAGCGCTTCGGGGTCAAACACAAGGAGAAGCTGAAAAGCCTGAAGGAAAACGTGGACGTGCTGACCCTGACCGCTACGCCGATCCCCCGGACCTTGCATATGTCCATGATCGGCATCCGGGACATCAGTGTGATTGAAGACCCGCCGGAGGAGCGCTCCCCGGTGGAGACCTACGTCACCCCGGAGAACGAATCCCTAACCGCCGATGCGGTGTCGAGGGAGTTAGAGCGGGAGGGCCAGGTCTATGTGGTTTACAACCGGGTGGATACCATTCACTCCGAGGCGAGAAAAGTCCAGGAGCTGATCCCCGAGGCCCGGGTGGAAGTGGCCCACGGTCAGATGGCCGAGGGAAAGCTGGAAAAACTGATGATGGCCTATTACCACGGAGAGATCGACGTCCTGGTATGCACCACCATTATCGAAACCGGCCTGGATATTCAAAACGTCAACACCATTATCATCAAAAACGCCGACCGCCTGGGGCTCTCCCAGCTCTATCAGCTACGGGGCCGGGTGGGCCGGACCAACAAACAGGGCTATGCCTATTTGATGTATGAGCGGAATAAAATCCTCTCGGAGGTGGCGGACAAACGGCTGAAGGCGGTTAAGGAGTTTACGGAGTTCGGCTCCGGCTTTAAAATCGCCATGCGGGATCTGGAAATCCGGGGGGCCGGGAATATCCTGGGGGCCCAGCAGCACGGCCATATCGCTGCTGTGGGGTACGACCTCTATGTGAAAATGCTCTCCGAGGCCCTGACGAAGCAAAAAGGGGAGGCCCCGGTGATCGAGAAGCCGGAAACCCTGATCGAAATCCCTGTGGATGCCTATATTCCCAAGGATTACATTCAAAACGAAGGACATAAAATTGAGATCTATAAAAAAATCGTCTTCATCGAAAACTTAGATCATCTCTATTCCATTGAAGAGGAAGTGGAGGACCGTTTCGGTGACCTGCCCATGGTGGTCCGGCATTTGATGCTGATCGCCTACTTAAAGGCCCTGGGCAAAGAGCTGAACCTGGAGAGCATTACCGGAGGAGAAAAGGGAATCAAGCTGAAATTCCGCCGGGATACGAAGCTGAACCCGGAAACCATCGGAGAACTGCTCCACCGCTATAAGTGGATTTTGACCTTCCACGGACAGAAGGATTTTTATTTTCTCTACAAACCCAAGGAAAAAAGTGCCTATGATCTCTTAAAGGATTTACAGGAGATATTGGAAACCTTACAGTCCCGGGCATAG
- the pth gene encoding aminoacyl-tRNA hydrolase, whose translation MEKIMELFRKIEKEKEKPEAPAQGSETYVIVGLGNPGKKYATTRHNVGFLALDTLAMESDIKITKIKYKALIGEGRIGGKKVVLVKPQTYMNKSGESVQELLNFYKIPLDNLVVIYDDIDLDPGRLRIRKKGSGGSHNGMRSIIRLLGDDGFPRIRIGVGRPERQDLASFVLSPFAEEEKRDVAETIEKASMAAKTIVSEGLDIAMNTYNG comes from the coding sequence ATGGAAAAAATCATGGAATTATTTCGTAAAATTGAAAAAGAAAAAGAGAAGCCGGAAGCCCCGGCCCAGGGCAGCGAGACCTATGTGATTGTGGGCCTGGGAAACCCGGGAAAAAAATACGCCACCACCCGGCATAACGTGGGATTCTTGGCCTTGGACACCTTAGCCATGGAAAGCGATATTAAGATCACAAAAATCAAGTACAAGGCCTTAATCGGAGAGGGGCGCATCGGCGGGAAGAAAGTGGTGCTGGTAAAGCCCCAGACCTATATGAATAAAAGCGGAGAATCCGTTCAGGAGCTTTTGAACTTTTATAAAATTCCCCTGGACAACCTGGTGGTCATCTATGATGACATCGACCTGGATCCGGGAAGACTGCGCATCAGAAAAAAAGGCAGTGGCGGCAGTCACAACGGCATGCGCAGCATCATCCGCCTGCTGGGAGATGACGGATTTCCAAGGATAAGAATCGGCGTCGGTCGGCCGGAACGCCAGGACCTGGCCTCCTTTGTTCTGTCCCCCTTTGCCGAAGAGGAAAAGCGGGATGTGGCGGAGACCATTGAAAAAGCCTCCATGGCGGCGAAAACCATTGTGTCGGAAGGCCTGGATATTGCCATGAATACGTATAACGGTTAG
- a CDS encoding ribose-phosphate diphosphokinase translates to MNTAGTEIKVFTGNSNPELAEKIAEFAGVTLGNAYVSTFSDGEIYVNIKETVRGVDVFVVQSTNPPVNDNIMELLIMIDALRRASAGRITAVLPYYGYARQDRKAKARDPITAKLVANLLTEAGADRVLSMDLHASQIQGYFDIPVDHLLGVPILAEYFKKQNMEDLVIVSPDMGSVTRARNFANLMDAPIAIIDKRRPKVNVSEVMNIIGEIEGKNVIIVDDLIDTAGTITQAANALKEFGAKSVQACCTHPILSGPAIERINSSSIEKLVVTDTVPLGKEKQSAKISSVSVSKIFGKAIRRIHDNKSVSKLFD, encoded by the coding sequence ATGAACACCGCCGGTACTGAAATTAAAGTTTTTACAGGGAACTCCAATCCGGAATTAGCAGAAAAAATTGCGGAATTTGCAGGGGTAACCCTAGGAAACGCCTACGTTTCCACCTTCAGTGATGGAGAGATCTACGTAAATATTAAAGAGACCGTCCGCGGGGTAGACGTGTTTGTGGTACAGTCCACCAATCCCCCGGTAAACGATAACATCATGGAGCTCTTGATTATGATTGATGCCCTTCGACGGGCCTCCGCCGGAAGAATTACCGCCGTCCTTCCTTACTACGGCTATGCCCGCCAGGACCGGAAAGCCAAGGCCCGGGATCCGATCACCGCTAAGCTTGTGGCCAACCTGTTGACCGAAGCCGGCGCCGACCGGGTGCTCAGCATGGACCTTCACGCCTCTCAGATTCAGGGGTATTTTGACATTCCCGTGGATCACCTGTTAGGGGTGCCGATTTTAGCGGAGTACTTTAAAAAGCAGAACATGGAAGACCTGGTCATCGTATCCCCGGATATGGGAAGCGTAACCCGGGCGAGAAACTTCGCCAACCTGATGGACGCTCCTATTGCCATCATCGATAAACGACGACCCAAGGTCAACGTATCGGAAGTGATGAACATCATCGGAGAGATCGAAGGGAAAAACGTAATCATCGTCGACGACTTGATTGACACCGCGGGAACCATTACCCAGGCCGCCAACGCCTTAAAGGAGTTCGGAGCGAAATCCGTACAGGCTTGTTGTACCCACCCGATTCTTTCCGGACCGGCCATTGAGCGGATCAACAGTTCCTCCATTGAAAAATTGGTGGTCACCGACACCGTGCCTCTTGGAAAAGAGAAGCAGTCGGCGAAGATCAGCTCCGTATCCGTATCCAAAATCTTCGGCAAAGCCATTCGAAGAATTCACGACAATAAGTCCGTATCCAAGCTGTTTGACTAA
- the glmU gene encoding bifunctional UDP-N-acetylglucosamine diphosphorylase/glucosamine-1-phosphate N-acetyltransferase GlmU, protein MAIQAIILAAGQGTRMKSKIPKVLHKVSGKSMLQHVLDNGRKSLVDQSTVVIGRGADMVRESLPQNVGTVVQKEQLGTGHAVMVAVDEIQEEGITLVLYGDAPLIRGETLDKLMAYHSREGHQATVLTAELEEPFGYGRIVRDEEGLLEGIVEERDARDEERQIKEINSGIYCFDSKELKNTLPKLNNDNAQGEYYLTDILGILRKEGKKVGAYITDDYEDIMAVNSRVQLAEVQKIMNRRIVEKHMENGVTVINPENTYIEEEVLIGQDTVIEPGVMLKGKTVIGEEVTLKANTVIENSQVDDKVTVENSTIKDSIVGAGSIIGPYAYLRPKSTLGKRVKIGDFVEVKNSVIGDDSKASHLAYIGDADIGKHVNIGCGVIFVNYDGQSKHRSTVKDHAFVGSNSNLVAPVTVEEYGYIACGSNITKEVPKGALAIERGEQHNIDGWVKKKFKNLKEEL, encoded by the coding sequence ATGGCGATACAAGCAATTATCTTAGCAGCAGGACAGGGAACCAGAATGAAATCCAAAATCCCGAAGGTTCTTCATAAGGTTTCAGGAAAGTCCATGCTTCAGCATGTCTTAGACAACGGACGAAAATCTTTAGTGGATCAAAGTACGGTGGTGATCGGCAGAGGAGCGGATATGGTCCGGGAAAGCCTCCCCCAAAACGTGGGCACCGTGGTGCAAAAAGAGCAGCTGGGTACCGGTCATGCGGTGATGGTGGCCGTGGATGAAATCCAGGAGGAGGGCATTACCCTAGTACTCTACGGAGACGCCCCCCTGATTCGAGGGGAAACCTTGGATAAACTGATGGCCTATCACAGCCGGGAAGGCCATCAGGCCACGGTCCTTACCGCGGAGCTGGAAGAACCCTTTGGCTACGGCAGGATTGTCCGGGACGAAGAAGGCCTCTTAGAGGGCATCGTGGAAGAGCGGGATGCAAGGGATGAAGAGCGCCAAATCAAAGAGATCAACTCCGGCATCTACTGCTTCGACTCTAAGGAACTGAAAAACACCCTGCCGAAACTGAATAACGACAACGCTCAGGGAGAGTATTACTTAACCGATATCCTGGGGATTCTGAGAAAAGAAGGCAAAAAAGTCGGAGCCTATATCACCGACGACTACGAGGATATCATGGCGGTCAATTCCCGGGTACAGCTGGCGGAAGTGCAAAAGATCATGAACCGGCGGATCGTCGAAAAACATATGGAAAACGGGGTCACCGTAATCAATCCGGAAAATACTTATATTGAAGAGGAAGTCCTCATCGGTCAGGACACCGTCATTGAGCCCGGCGTGATGCTAAAGGGAAAAACCGTCATCGGGGAGGAAGTGACCTTAAAGGCCAATACCGTCATCGAGAACAGCCAAGTGGATGATAAGGTGACCGTGGAAAATTCCACGATCAAAGACTCCATTGTGGGAGCGGGATCCATCATCGGGCCCTACGCCTATCTCCGACCCAAGAGTACCCTGGGAAAACGGGTGAAGATCGGGGATTTTGTGGAAGTGAAAAACTCCGTCATCGGAGACGATTCGAAAGCCTCCCACCTGGCCTATATCGGCGACGCCGACATCGGAAAACACGTCAACATCGGCTGCGGCGTAATCTTTGTGAACTACGACGGTCAAAGTAAACACCGAAGCACCGTCAAGGATCATGCCTTTGTGGGCAGCAACTCCAATCTGGTAGCTCCGGTTACCGTGGAGGAATACGGCTACATTGCCTGCGGATCCAATATTACCAAGGAAGTACCCAAGGGCGCTCTTGCCATAGAACGGGGAGAGCAGCATAATATAGATGGTTGGGTTAAGAAAAAATTTAAAAACCTTAAGGAGGAATTGTAA
- the spoVG gene encoding septation regulator SpoVG, with amino-acid sequence MKVTDVRIRKITSEGKMKAVVSVTFDDQFVVHDIKIIEGQNGPFIAMPSRKMGEGDFRDIAHPINSDTRGMIQEAIFERYEELEAQEAAEAEAKAEAMGSEEESTEEIPE; translated from the coding sequence ATGAAAGTAACAGATGTACGGATTCGGAAAATTACCTCAGAGGGGAAGATGAAGGCTGTGGTTTCGGTGACCTTTGATGATCAGTTCGTAGTACATGACATCAAAATTATCGAAGGACAGAACGGTCCCTTCATCGCAATGCCCAGTCGGAAAATGGGAGAAGGGGACTTTCGGGATATTGCACACCCAATCAATTCGGACACCCGGGGAATGATTCAGGAAGCCATTTTCGAACGGTATGAAGAATTGGAAGCCCAGGAAGCCGCGGAAGCCGAAGCCAAGGCCGAGGCCATGGGATCCGAGGAAGAATCCACGGAGGAAATACCGGAATAA
- the purR gene encoding pur operon repressor, with protein sequence MKFKRSERVSRIMKELLEHPNEILTLSHFSQRLNAAKSSISEDMVIIKNALEKAREGRIKTVAGAAGGVKYIPEASKEYTRRILEEIAEKLKEPDRIISGGFLYMPDIMYSTRLVEGVANIFATKFEKMEPDYVVTVETKGIPLAFMTARALNKPLVIIRRESKVTDGSTVSINYISGSTGKIERMSLSRRAMKPKAKVVIIDDFMKGGGTAKGMKDMMKEFEAEVLSIGVLVETTTPVEKRVKDYIPLLILEEVIEERGEVKIYPNPRVFEEEGQPEDQLPEELEAQE encoded by the coding sequence ATGAAATTTAAGCGAAGTGAACGAGTGAGCCGCATTATGAAGGAATTGTTGGAACACCCTAATGAAATTCTTACCTTAAGCCATTTTTCCCAGCGGTTAAACGCAGCAAAATCCAGTATCAGCGAGGATATGGTGATCATCAAGAATGCCTTGGAAAAAGCCCGGGAGGGAAGAATCAAAACCGTGGCCGGGGCCGCCGGCGGGGTGAAATATATCCCTGAAGCCTCCAAGGAGTATACCCGAAGAATTTTAGAGGAAATTGCGGAAAAATTAAAGGAGCCCGACCGGATCATTTCCGGGGGATTTTTGTACATGCCGGATATTATGTATTCCACCAGGCTGGTGGAGGGGGTGGCGAATATTTTTGCCACGAAATTTGAAAAGATGGAGCCCGACTATGTGGTTACCGTGGAAACCAAGGGCATCCCCCTGGCCTTTATGACCGCAAGGGCCCTCAACAAACCCCTGGTCATTATTCGAAGGGAGAGCAAAGTCACCGACGGATCCACCGTAAGCATCAACTACATTTCCGGATCTACGGGAAAGATTGAGCGTATGAGCCTTTCCAGGCGAGCCATGAAGCCGAAGGCCAAGGTCGTGATCATCGATGACTTTATGAAGGGCGGCGGCACCGCCAAGGGCATGAAGGATATGATGAAGGAGTTTGAGGCGGAAGTGTTGAGCATCGGCGTCCTGGTGGAGACCACTACCCCCGTGGAGAAAAGGGTAAAGGATTATATCCCCCTGTTGATTTTAGAAGAGGTGATCGAGGAGAGGGGAGAGGTGAAAATCTATCCCAATCCCCGGGTCTTTGAAGAAGAGGGGCAGCCGGAAGATCAACTACCGGAGGAATTGGAGGCACAGGAATAG
- the murC gene encoding UDP-N-acetylmuramate--L-alanine ligase, translated as MKFELDHNVNHIHLIGIGGISMSGIAEILLKEGFQVSGSDVAATPITERLKAKGARIDFGHHGTLVEDADLIVYSAAIKGDNPERVLGQKSNIPEIDRAKMLGKIMKSYPYAIAIAGSHGKTTTTSFISLLLEYSDLDPTIMVGGNLAEIGGNIKIGNSDYFVTEACEYYESFLQFQPKIGVLLNIDKDHLDYFQDMDHIIRAFKGFAELVPPEGHLIAFNDNEHIRGILPDIHCQKVTYGLREDSDFTAENVVYNDLAHPSFDLYYQGKNLGPITLQIPGMHNVYNALAAIATAFVLGIPLEDIQKNITRFKGIHRRFDVLGKVKGATIVDDYAHHPAEIEATLEAVRNYKHRKVWCVFQPHTFSRTKALLDDFSKAFALADHVILADIYAAREKDDGVVSSESLLALMENHPDTYYLKSFEEIRDFLYPRIQAEDIVLTMGAGDVYRIGEMLLDLNNRK; from the coding sequence ATGAAATTTGAATTGGACCATAACGTTAATCATATACATTTAATCGGGATCGGAGGCATCAGCATGAGCGGCATCGCAGAGATCCTGCTAAAAGAAGGGTTTCAGGTCTCGGGCTCGGATGTGGCCGCCACACCGATCACGGAAAGATTAAAAGCCAAAGGGGCCCGAATCGACTTCGGCCATCATGGCACCCTGGTGGAGGATGCGGACCTGATCGTCTACTCCGCCGCCATCAAAGGAGATAACCCGGAAAGAGTGCTGGGACAAAAGTCTAACATCCCTGAAATCGACCGGGCGAAAATGCTGGGAAAGATTATGAAAAGCTATCCCTATGCCATTGCCATTGCTGGATCCCACGGAAAAACCACCACCACCTCGTTTATCTCCCTGCTCTTGGAGTATTCGGATTTGGATCCCACCATTATGGTGGGCGGGAATTTGGCGGAAATCGGGGGCAATATCAAAATCGGCAACAGCGACTATTTTGTTACGGAGGCCTGTGAGTACTATGAAAGTTTTCTGCAGTTCCAACCGAAAATCGGTGTGCTTTTGAATATCGACAAGGATCATCTGGATTATTTCCAGGACATGGATCATATCATCCGGGCCTTCAAGGGTTTTGCGGAGCTGGTTCCACCGGAGGGGCATTTAATCGCCTTTAACGACAATGAACACATTCGAGGGATTCTCCCGGATATCCACTGCCAAAAGGTTACCTACGGCCTTCGGGAGGACTCGGACTTCACAGCGGAAAACGTGGTCTATAACGATTTGGCCCACCCCTCCTTTGATCTTTACTATCAAGGAAAGAATCTCGGCCCGATCACTCTGCAAATCCCCGGTATGCATAATGTATACAACGCCTTGGCCGCCATTGCCACGGCCTTTGTCCTTGGCATTCCCCTGGAGGATATCCAAAAGAACATCACTCGTTTCAAAGGGATTCACCGCCGTTTTGATGTGCTGGGAAAAGTAAAAGGAGCCACCATCGTGGATGATTATGCCCACCACCCGGCGGAAATCGAGGCCACCCTGGAGGCGGTTCGAAACTATAAACACCGCAAGGTTTGGTGTGTGTTTCAGCCCCATACCTTCAGCCGCACTAAGGCCCTTCTCGATGATTTTTCCAAGGCCTTCGCCTTAGCGGATCACGTAATCCTCGCTGACATCTACGCCGCCCGGGAAAAAGACGACGGCGTCGTCAGCAGCGAAAGCCTGCTGGCTTTAATGGAGAATCATCCCGATACCTACTATCTCAAAAGCTTCGAAGAAATCCGGGACTTTCTCTACCCCCGGATCCAGGCCGAGGACATCGTCCTCACCATGGGCGCCGGGGACGTATACCGCATCGGAGAAATGCTTCTCGACCTGAACAACCGCAAATGA